A stretch of Haloprofundus halophilus DNA encodes these proteins:
- a CDS encoding uS10/mL48 family ribosomal protein — protein MTFVTKLTFESGDRAVLDDVVTGLKRLLERKGAECKGPHSSSPDRLSVPQYRTLTRGREFSPWSYTVYTRRLEIHGADQIARSVAERQFPDSVHVEIEIEQKKPLGHRQN, from the coding sequence AGTGGTGACCGCGCCGTGCTCGACGACGTGGTGACGGGACTCAAACGGCTGCTCGAACGGAAAGGAGCGGAGTGCAAAGGTCCGCACTCCTCGTCGCCGGACCGACTGAGCGTCCCGCAGTACCGAACTCTCACGCGCGGCCGGGAGTTCTCGCCGTGGTCGTACACGGTGTACACGCGCCGACTCGAAATCCACGGCGCGGACCAGATCGCCCGCAGCGTCGCCGAGCGGCAGTTCCCCGACAGCGTCCACGTCGAAATCGAGATCGAGCAGAAGAAACCGCTCGGCCACCGCCAGAACTGA
- a CDS encoding DUF7513 family protein, whose product MSDRSSQRDARTDGGGAFRKLLAGWTFRTSTPSYDVGDRLVAYVTGVDGDTPVVRIGDTVLRLATTADDVELDPDGELLDRKVRIRVDSFDAASHRGTAELLAVLDRSEASF is encoded by the coding sequence ATGAGCGACCGCTCGTCGCAGCGCGACGCGCGGACCGACGGCGGTGGGGCGTTCCGAAAGCTCCTCGCAGGGTGGACGTTCCGGACGAGCACCCCCTCGTACGACGTCGGCGACCGACTGGTAGCGTACGTCACCGGCGTCGACGGCGACACCCCGGTCGTCCGCATCGGCGACACGGTGTTGCGACTCGCGACGACCGCGGACGACGTCGAACTCGACCCGGACGGGGAACTCCTCGACCGGAAAGTGCGCATCCGCGTCGACTCCTTCGACGCCGCGTCGCATCGGGGCACCGCGGAGCTGCTCGCGGTGCTCGACAGGTCCGAGGCGTCGTTCTGA